The Nocardioides zeae genome includes the window CCGAGGGTCACGCCGGCGGCCATCAGGCGGCGCCCGACGGGTGGAGACGCAGCAGGGGCTGGCCCGGGGACACCAGGTCGCCGTCCTCGACGAGCCACTCGACGACGTGGCCACCGTGCAGCGCCTTGACCGGCGTGCGGTCGCGGAGGCTGACGACGGAGCCGATGGTCGCGTCGGGGGAGAGCACCTCGCTGGCGCCCGCCTCCTCGTCGCGCTCGAAGGTGCCCTTCGCCGGTGACACCACCATGCGCCACGTCGGGCTGGTGGTCATGAGCGAGCGCTCGCCGTGCTTGCGCACGAAGTCCCGGGCGTCGTCCAGCTGGTCGGGGGTGTTGAGCGCGAACGTCTCGACGCCCTTCATCGCCCGCTTGGCGATGCCGGTGAGGGTGCCCGCCGGGGGCATCTCCAGCACGCCGGTGACACCCAGGTCGAGCATGGTCTCCATGCAGAGGTCCCAGCGGACCGGGTTGGCGATCTGGGACACGATCCGGCGCAGCACGTCCTTGCCCTCGTGCACGACGCGCCCGTCGCGGTTCGAGATGACGGGGATGCGGGCGTCGTGGGTCGACACGGCCGCGGCGAGACCGCCGAGGTGGTCGACGGCCGGGGCCATGTGGTGCGTGTGGAAGGCGCCGGCGACGCTCAGGGGGCGGAGGCGCGCCCGCGCGGGCGCGTCGTCGGCGAACGCGGCGAGCTGCTCCATCGTGCCGGCGGCCACGACCTGGCCGGGGCCGTTGTCGTTGGCGGGCACCAGCCCGTGCTTCGCGATCGCGGCCAGCACCTCGTCGCGGTCGCCGCCGAGCACGGCGGTCATCCCGGTCGGGGTGACCTTCGCGGCGGCGGCCATGGCGCGGCCGCGCTCGCGGACGAGCACCATCGCCTGCTCGGCGGTGATGGCCCGGGCGCCCGCAGCGGCGGCGAGCTCGCCGACGCTGTGGCCCGCGACGGCGCCGACCCTGTCGAAGCCGTCCGCCGGGTGCGGGAAGAGCTCGAGGGCGGTGACGAGGCCGGCCGCGACGAGGAGCGGCTGGGCGATCTGCGTGTCGCGGATCGTCTCCGCGTCCGCCTCGGTGCCGTAGTGGGCGAGGTCGAGGTCGGCGACGCTCGAGAGGTAGGCGAACCGCGTCGCGAACGTCGAGTCCTCGAGCCAGGGGCGGAGGAAGCCGGGGGTCTGGGCGCCCTGTCCGGGCGCGAGTACGACGAGCACCCCCCTACTGTGCCTTGTGGCGTTCCCACCACTCGCCCGCGCCGCGAACGAAGTTGAGGGCCCTGTCGTTGTGGAGACCCTCCAAAAGCGGGTTACCGCTCGGTCCCGACCGCCGGCTCGTCGTCGAGGGTTCAGGCCGACGTCGGTCCGAGTTCCTCCCGTGCACCCTCGCGCCCACCGTCCCGCGCGCCGTCCCGCACGACCTGCCGGCCCAGGGCCAGGGCGATCTGCAGCGTGAAGCCGTCCCGGGGGTCGGCCGGGGTGCACCCCGTGACCTCGGCGACCTGCGCCAGGCGGTAGCGCACCGTGTTGGGGTGCACGAAGAGCGCCCGCGCGGTGGCCTCGATGGAGGACCGCTGCGCGAAGAAGGTCGTCAGCGTCTCGACGAGCGCCGACCGGTGCTCCGCCAGCGGCCGGTGCACGTGGTCGAGCAGCTGGGCGCCGGCCCCGCGCTCACCGGCGAGCAACCGCTCCGGCAGGAGGTCGAGCGCATGCACCGGCCGGGGCGCGTCGGGCCACGCGACCGCGACCGCGTGTGCGGCGACGGCCTCCCGTGCCGAGACGTGGGCGGCCGCGAGGTCCTCGACCCACGGTCCGACCACGACCGTCCCGTCGTCGAACTGGTCGAGCACCGCCGCGGCGGCGTCCAGCACGCCCGGCTGGGCGCCGTCGTCGTCCGTCCCCGGGCGCCCCTCCCGTCGGACCCCGCCGAGCACCACCACGAGGCGGTGCCCCTGGATCGCGCACAGCACGTCGGAGACGCGGGCGAGGGCACGGCGACGTACTTCTCCCACGAGGTCGGGGGCCGGCCGGCTCGTCGCGACGTCACCCACGACGACGCACACGCCGCGGCCCTGCCCCCAACCCAGCGCGCTGGCGCGCGACAGCACCTCGGCGTCGGCGTCGCCCCGCACGACGCTGTCGACGACGAGCGCCTCGAGGCGGGCGTCCCACGCCCCGCGCAGCTCGGCCGCCCGGGCGTAGACGCGGGCGGTCGCGAAGGCGAGCTCGCGCCCGTAGTGCAGCACCCCGGCGTGGACCGCCGCGCGGTCGACCGGCTCGAGGAGGGGCTCGACGTTGGCCTCGACGACGTCGATCGCGAGTCGCACGAGGTCGACGGTCTGCTGGAGCGTGATGACCCCGGCGAGGGCCCGGGGGGCGGCGCCGAAGACGGTGCCCGCGATGAGGGTGTCGGCGGGCTGGTCCTCACCGCCGTGGCGCC containing:
- a CDS encoding PucR family transcriptional regulator translates to MVTPPPPPPSAADDAEHRARTADALQRALGSLSTAATQRMESDVAWFRDLSAEDRSWVGFVIQAGIRSFVEWWRHGGEDQPADTLIAGTVFGAAPRALAGVITLQQTVDLVRLAIDVVEANVEPLLEPVDRAAVHAGVLHYGRELAFATARVYARAAELRGAWDARLEALVVDSVVRGDADAEVLSRASALGWGQGRGVCVVVGDVATSRPAPDLVGEVRRRALARVSDVLCAIQGHRLVVVLGGVRREGRPGTDDDGAQPGVLDAAAAVLDQFDDGTVVVGPWVEDLAAAHVSAREAVAAHAVAVAWPDAPRPVHALDLLPERLLAGERGAGAQLLDHVHRPLAEHRSALVETLTTFFAQRSSIEATARALFVHPNTVRYRLAQVAEVTGCTPADPRDGFTLQIALALGRQVVRDGARDGGREGAREELGPTSA
- a CDS encoding acyltransferase domain-containing protein, with amino-acid sequence MLVVLAPGQGAQTPGFLRPWLEDSTFATRFAYLSSVADLDLAHYGTEADAETIRDTQIAQPLLVAAGLVTALELFPHPADGFDRVGAVAGHSVGELAAAAGARAITAEQAMVLVRERGRAMAAAAKVTPTGMTAVLGGDRDEVLAAIAKHGLVPANDNGPGQVVAAGTMEQLAAFADDAPARARLRPLSVAGAFHTHHMAPAVDHLGGLAAAVSTHDARIPVISNRDGRVVHEGKDVLRRIVSQIANPVRWDLCMETMLDLGVTGVLEMPPAGTLTGIAKRAMKGVETFALNTPDQLDDARDFVRKHGERSLMTTSPTWRMVVSPAKGTFERDEEAGASEVLSPDATIGSVVSLRDRTPVKALHGGHVVEWLVEDGDLVSPGQPLLRLHPSGAA